CGCCCGAACTGAAGTTCTTCCACATGACCCGCATGACGATCGGCAGCCGCGACGTGCGCGCCCTGCGCCACGGCATGGCCGGGCAACCCGGCTTCGAACTGTTCGGCCCCTGGGAAGACTATGCCGCCGTCCACGGCGCCCTGGTGGAAGCGGGCAAGGACTTCGGCATGGCGCTGGTCGGCGGCCGCGCCTATTCGTCGAACACGCTGGAATCGGGCTGGATCCCCTCCCCGCTTCCCGCGATCTATACCGGCGAGGCGCTGAAGCCCTATCGCGAATGGCTCTCCGCCAATTCCTATGAAGGCAAGTGCTCGGTCGGCGGCAGCTATGTGCCCGACAGCATCGAGGGCTACTACACCAATCCGTGGGATCTCGGTTACGGGCCGTTCGTGAAGTTCGACCACGAGTTCATCGGCCGCGCCGCGCTGGAAAAGATGGCGGCCGGCCCCAAGCGCACCAAGGTGACCCTGGCACTCGACAACGAGGACGTGATGCGCGTGCAGTCCTCCGCCCTGAGCAAGGGCGAACGGGCCAAGTTCATGGAATACCCCAGCTCGGTCTATGCCATGCACCCGTTCGATCTGGTGCTGAAGGACGGCAAGACGGCCGGTATCTCGACGTGGATCGGCTACAGCGCCAATGAGGGCAAGTTCCTGACGCTGGCCATGATGGAACCCGGCTTCGAAACCCCCGGCACCGAAGTATCGCTGCTGTGGGGCGAACCCGATGGCGGCACCACCAAGCCGACCGTCGAGCCGCACGTTCAGACCGAGATCAAGGCGGTCGTCGCCTCGGTGCCCTATTCGGAAGTCGCCCGTGACAGCTATGCCGAAGGCTGGCGCACCCGGAAGTAATTCCGCGCAAGCCTGAAGTGTGAGCGCCGGCCCTCCCCGACAGGGCCGGCGCTCTTTTTCTGCCCGAATTTAGTTTTTAAACCTAACAATACGTGGCATGGTCGTTGGCGAAAAGAGGACGTCCAGGAGAGCAACCGGCATGGCCGCGAACAACACCATCACCTTCTATGACCTTGCCCTTTCGACGGGCGCCACGATCAGCCCGTTCGTCTGGGCGACCAAGTATGCTGTCAAGCACAAGGGCTTCGAGCTTGACGTCGTGCCCGGCGGCTTCACCGGCATTCTCGAACGCACCGGCGGCAAGACGGAGCGCCTGCCCGCGATCGTCGACGACGGGGAATGGGTGCTCGATAGCTGGGGCATCGTCGAATATCTTGACGCCACCTACCCCGACCGCCCCGCCCTGATCCCGCACGAGAGCGTGGCGGCGACGTTGAAGGCGCTCGATCACTGGTTCTGGAACGCCGCCGTGGGGCCGTGGATGTTCTGCTTCTGCGCCGATTACCGCAATCTTTCGCTGCCGCAGGACCATGCCTACGTCACCCATTCGCGCGAGAAGATGCTGGGCCGCAAACTGGAAGACGTGCAGGCCGGGCGCGAGGAGCGGCTGCCCAAGATCTCCGCCGCGCTGGAACCCTTGCGCGCGGCTCTTGCGCAGCACCCATGGCTCGGCGTCAGCGCTCCCAACTATGCCGATTTCCGCATCATGGGCGGCATCCTGTTCACGGCGTCGGTATGCCAGACCCCGGTGCTCGCCGAGGACGACCCGCTGCGCGACTGGATCGAACGCTGCCTCGACCTTTATGGCGGACTGGGGCGACACCCGGGGCTGTTCCCGCTGTTCGGGCTGAAGCAGCGCGAGGGCGATCCCGACCTGTTCAACCGCCAGGCGGGACAGGGCGGTATCTATAAGCGCAACACCGGCCCGGAATCGACGCGCGCCGAAACGCAGCGAATCACCGAAGGCATGGCTGCCGCCTGAGGCATCGAGCACGATCACAGCACCCGGAGGGCGCGAACCATGCCCTCCGTTGTGGCGATCGACGGGCAAGGCGCTCACTCTGGCCGTAACCTGTTGCATTGCGTGGCAAGAATTGCACGCCCCGTCGCACCCGGGACTGTCAAAGAGAAACCTTTGCTGCTTTCGCGATTTCGTTCGATCGGTCCCGCCCGTGCGGAGACAGGTCCGGCGGATCCGGCATTTGCCTGATTCCGAACGAAATCTGAGGTCGCAGTTGTTGACGTTCTCTCGTGCTTCGCTTGATGCGCCGCTGCTGTTCGCGGCGATCTCCGCCTGCCTTTCCGCGTTGGTTGCACTGGCGCGATACAGGGAGCCGGTGCGGCTGGCGCCGTCCCGGTTGCGCGACCTGTGCGAACTCTGCGCGCTTGCGGCAGCCGCGCTGACGGCCACCGTACTTCTGGCTGGCCCTGCCCCCTCTTTGTCAGCCACGCCGCTGTTG
The Novosphingobium sp. EMRT-2 genome window above contains:
- a CDS encoding aminomethyltransferase family protein, whose amino-acid sequence is MSQNLEQLLQGQADVVGFLRNQQVGPNVYPGVPAEYSNWRAEQWAWGHTAVLYNQSYHMVDLAVRGPDAFKMLEYLAINTFKGFQPDRAKQFVPCTPDGYVIGDVILFYLDENEFNLVGRAPSIEWVEYHAASGNWNVTVERDERWAMRNDGKRNSYRFQIQGPNAMKIIEKATGKPAPELKFFHMTRMTIGSRDVRALRHGMAGQPGFELFGPWEDYAAVHGALVEAGKDFGMALVGGRAYSSNTLESGWIPSPLPAIYTGEALKPYREWLSANSYEGKCSVGGSYVPDSIEGYYTNPWDLGYGPFVKFDHEFIGRAALEKMAAGPKRTKVTLALDNEDVMRVQSSALSKGERAKFMEYPSSVYAMHPFDLVLKDGKTAGISTWIGYSANEGKFLTLAMMEPGFETPGTEVSLLWGEPDGGTTKPTVEPHVQTEIKAVVASVPYSEVARDSYAEGWRTRK
- a CDS encoding beta-etherase → MAANNTITFYDLALSTGATISPFVWATKYAVKHKGFELDVVPGGFTGILERTGGKTERLPAIVDDGEWVLDSWGIVEYLDATYPDRPALIPHESVAATLKALDHWFWNAAVGPWMFCFCADYRNLSLPQDHAYVTHSREKMLGRKLEDVQAGREERLPKISAALEPLRAALAQHPWLGVSAPNYADFRIMGGILFTASVCQTPVLAEDDPLRDWIERCLDLYGGLGRHPGLFPLFGLKQREGDPDLFNRQAGQGGIYKRNTGPESTRAETQRITEGMAAA